One window from the genome of Lentibacillus daqui encodes:
- a CDS encoding LutC/YkgG family protein — translation MSKGNIYHREEFLQTIAKNLRRKPRLREMERPKRKYRPEPKVYATLSATELLQVMRDECDKIHTELLETDQASLPKVLAKQIGVHGNGSIVIPEDPRFIDYGLDGVLSQEDVHTWDPSRGDENITHAEQANIGIMFSDITLAESATTVIFNDKNKARAISLLPTTFIAIIPKHSIVPRMTQAAQIIEQQIKAGETIPSCVNLISGPSNSADIEYNLVVGVHGPIKASYIVVD, via the coding sequence ATGAGTAAGGGGAATATCTATCATCGGGAGGAATTTTTACAAACGATTGCTAAAAATCTCAGGCGCAAACCACGACTACGTGAGATGGAGCGCCCCAAAAGAAAATATAGGCCGGAGCCAAAGGTATATGCGACACTTTCAGCAACGGAATTGCTACAAGTAATGAGAGATGAATGCGATAAGATCCATACCGAACTGCTGGAAACGGATCAAGCATCTCTTCCCAAGGTATTAGCTAAACAAATCGGAGTTCATGGGAATGGGTCAATTGTAATACCGGAAGATCCACGGTTTATCGACTATGGATTGGATGGTGTGTTATCACAAGAAGATGTTCATACATGGGATCCTTCCCGTGGAGATGAAAACATTACTCATGCGGAGCAGGCCAATATCGGTATTATGTTTAGTGACATCACCTTGGCTGAATCGGCAACAACAGTCATTTTTAATGATAAGAACAAGGCAAGGGCGATCAGTTTATTGCCAACAACTTTCATTGCGATTATTCCCAAGCATTCGATTGTACCCAGAATGACCCAGGCCGCACAAATAATTGAGCAACAAATTAAGGCCGGAGAAACGATTCCCTCCTGTGTTAATCTTATCTCCGGTCCAAGTAACAGTGCAGACATTGAGTATAATCTTGTAGTTGGCGTACATGGACCGATTAAGGCATCATACATTGTTGTTGATTAA
- a CDS encoding LCP family glycopolymer transferase codes for MTRTEKNRNKKSKKRWLRIPLAIILLIVLGAGAYAFSIYHNAKVTVNNKMHEQVNSIDHNITKKKLKATKPLNILLLGVDERENDKGRSDALMVLSLDPVHAKMQLISIPRDTRTTIVGKGFEDKINHAYAYGGSDMSVATVENFLDIDLDYYVQMNMEGLQELVDQLGTISVDNDIAWNDGKYEFDKGPVEMDGDKTMHFVRMRKQDPDGDFGRTKRQRQVIEGIVNRGASVGSVSKINGLIDIMGNNMTTNLDFDDMKKLLKGYKDTRKNIISYQMEGNGSNIKNDQGQDVYYLIVPDEEVSKVHGMITDIK; via the coding sequence ATGACCAGAACAGAGAAAAACCGAAATAAAAAATCTAAAAAAAGATGGCTGAGAATTCCGCTTGCTATCATTTTGTTAATAGTGCTTGGGGCAGGTGCGTATGCCTTTTCGATCTACCACAATGCCAAAGTGACGGTCAATAACAAGATGCATGAACAGGTGAATTCCATTGATCACAACATAACGAAGAAAAAATTGAAAGCGACCAAACCTTTGAATATCTTATTGCTTGGTGTTGATGAGCGTGAAAATGACAAAGGACGTTCAGATGCTTTAATGGTGCTGTCGCTTGATCCAGTGCATGCGAAAATGCAATTGATAAGTATCCCCCGGGACACCAGAACAACAATTGTTGGAAAAGGTTTTGAGGACAAGATTAACCATGCCTATGCTTATGGCGGATCAGATATGTCAGTAGCAACGGTTGAAAACTTCCTTGATATTGACCTGGATTATTACGTACAAATGAATATGGAAGGGTTGCAGGAACTGGTTGATCAACTGGGAACGATTAGTGTAGACAACGATATTGCCTGGAATGATGGGAAGTACGAATTTGATAAAGGTCCGGTCGAAATGGATGGTGACAAAACCATGCACTTTGTCAGGATGCGTAAACAAGATCCAGATGGCGACTTTGGCCGGACAAAACGACAGCGGCAAGTGATTGAAGGTATTGTCAATAGAGGGGCAAGTGTTGGATCTGTCAGTAAAATTAATGGTCTGATCGATATTATGGGAAACAATATGACAACCAATCTTGATTTTGATGATATGAAAAAACTTCTTAAAGGCTACAAAGATACAAGAAAAAACATCATTAGCTATCAAATGGAGGGGAACGGATCAAATATCAAAAATGATCAAGGCCAAGACGTTTATTATTTAATTGTTCCGGATGAAGAAGTGTCTAAAGTCCATGGAATGATTACTGATATAAAATAG
- a CDS encoding sugar-binding protein: MKTNSKLFIYTCCGVIFFISFIGMLMYGYKTFYIETKSEPHKTYKYHFALIAEESDNDYWQLIKRGAKEAAKQNDIYIEYVAPEKADNEKMLKLLDRMISANVDGIVVQGIKGERFVNLVHKATEKGIPIITIDTDVKSSERKVYVGTDNFLAGKLAGQALLKNTTGEQYVGIVTGRFDALNQRERIAGFKQTIAGNDRIHIVDTKESNITVVGASQATYSLLKQYPKITALFGTSSLDGVGIIDGLEEIAPNKNLYIVAFDLLPETLNLIKEGKVDVTIAQYPEEMGSKAVSIMIKLQDNDILENRQYTGTKIIEKKDLLPDQAGDAK; the protein is encoded by the coding sequence ATGAAAACCAATTCCAAACTATTCATTTATACTTGCTGTGGGGTTATTTTCTTCATTAGTTTTATTGGTATGCTGATGTACGGATATAAAACATTTTATATTGAAACCAAAAGTGAACCGCATAAAACGTACAAGTATCATTTTGCCTTAATCGCGGAGGAATCTGATAACGATTATTGGCAGTTGATTAAACGGGGTGCAAAAGAGGCGGCAAAGCAGAATGATATTTATATAGAATATGTTGCACCGGAAAAAGCCGATAATGAAAAAATGCTGAAACTGCTGGATCGCATGATATCTGCCAATGTCGATGGCATTGTGGTACAGGGAATCAAGGGCGAACGGTTTGTCAATTTGGTACATAAGGCAACTGAAAAGGGCATACCCATTATAACAATTGATACCGATGTGAAGAGCAGCGAACGGAAGGTATATGTGGGAACCGATAATTTTCTCGCGGGAAAATTGGCTGGCCAGGCGTTACTGAAAAATACCACTGGTGAACAATATGTAGGGATTGTTACAGGCAGATTCGATGCGCTTAACCAGCGGGAACGGATTGCCGGCTTTAAACAGACAATTGCCGGAAACGACCGGATTCATATTGTTGATACAAAAGAATCGAATATTACTGTTGTTGGTGCATCACAAGCAACTTATTCATTGCTAAAACAATATCCAAAAATCACCGCGCTGTTTGGCACTAGTTCACTTGACGGTGTCGGCATCATTGATGGACTTGAGGAGATTGCTCCAAATAAAAATCTATATATTGTTGCGTTTGATCTTTTGCCAGAAACGCTGAATTTAATCAAAGAAGGCAAAGTCGATGTAACTATCGCTCAATATCCAGAAGAAATGGGTTCAAAAGCTGTTAGTATTATGATTAAATTGCAAGATAATGACATTCTGGAAAATCGGCAATATACCGGAACAAAAATAATCGAAAAAAAAGATTTGCTTCCCGATCAGGCTGGTGATGCCAAATGA
- a CDS encoding sensor histidine kinase: MVYFLVFVILFYVTAISIFVSSNKLTHIYDDSFQQFLLLNSISQHSNELYANTRTLVVEADSDKSNKYYNVKTILQNEMEKITNTFYDIDPIKIKNYQNLLESFILESELTVGFVFRDDIEQYTYHLEQTHNASDYIQEATLELIDLELTAYQSFYQDLQARNHAFFYFILLLFVSTIMLAIFFAWWFSKGITKPIDKLSHAAKEVAAGNLTGSPITIRSNDELQLLGDTFNSMRTNIHYLVEEIRDQSEMDRLLKDMELKHLQSQINPHFLFNTLNTLSKMAYLEDAQSTSALIDSVATLLRHNLGDIDSQVTLGDEVKVVRDYFHIQKTRFSERIQFDMSIDETCLAIQIPRLTLQPLVENAFIHGIEEKEDGGTITLTIFPCGEDVVVQIHDDGVGMTETKVNELMSLMKRKGRHVGHSTGIGLTNVIHRLQLFYQKNHVVDIQSEPGHGTTISLFLPKYNVET; the protein is encoded by the coding sequence TTGGTCTATTTTTTGGTATTTGTGATTCTTTTTTACGTCACGGCAATTTCGATTTTTGTCAGTTCCAACAAATTGACACATATATATGATGATAGCTTTCAACAATTTCTGTTGCTTAACTCAATCTCACAACATTCGAACGAACTTTATGCGAATACACGAACGCTTGTAGTGGAAGCGGATTCAGATAAGTCGAATAAATATTACAACGTTAAAACCATCTTACAAAATGAAATGGAAAAAATAACGAATACTTTCTATGATATTGATCCGATCAAAATTAAAAACTACCAAAATCTATTGGAATCGTTCATATTGGAAAGTGAATTGACGGTTGGTTTCGTATTTCGGGATGACATTGAGCAATATACCTATCATTTGGAGCAAACGCATAATGCATCGGATTACATACAGGAAGCAACCCTCGAATTAATTGATCTTGAATTAACGGCGTATCAATCATTCTATCAGGACCTGCAAGCAAGGAATCATGCTTTTTTCTATTTTATCCTTTTGTTATTTGTTTCTACAATCATGTTGGCGATATTCTTTGCCTGGTGGTTTTCCAAAGGGATTACCAAACCTATTGATAAACTATCCCATGCAGCAAAAGAGGTTGCAGCAGGTAATTTAACCGGAAGCCCGATTACCATACGCTCCAATGATGAATTGCAATTACTTGGTGATACATTTAACAGTATGCGCACAAATATTCATTATCTGGTCGAGGAAATTAGGGATCAATCCGAAATGGACCGTCTTTTGAAAGATATGGAATTAAAACACTTGCAAAGTCAGATTAATCCGCATTTCTTGTTTAATACGCTTAATACTTTATCGAAAATGGCCTATTTGGAAGATGCGCAGTCAACATCAGCTTTGATTGATTCAGTGGCAACATTATTGAGGCACAATCTGGGGGATATTGATAGTCAGGTGACGCTTGGAGACGAGGTGAAGGTTGTAAGGGATTATTTTCATATTCAAAAGACCAGGTTTTCCGAACGGATCCAATTCGATATGTCAATCGATGAAACTTGTTTAGCAATTCAGATACCACGATTAACCCTGCAGCCGCTTGTAGAAAATGCTTTTATCCATGGGATTGAGGAAAAAGAGGATGGTGGCACCATCACATTGACAATTTTTCCATGTGGGGAAGACGTTGTCGTTCAAATACATGATGACGGTGTCGGTATGACAGAAACTAAAGTTAATGAGCTAATGTCACTGATGAAGCGTAAGGGTAGGCATGTGGGACATTCGACAGGAATCGGTTTAACTAATGTGATCCATCGTCTGCAACTATTCTATCAAAAGAACCATGTTGTGGACATTCAATCGGAACCAGGTCATGGCACAACCATTTCGCTGTTCCTTCCCAAATATAACGTGGAAACATAA
- a CDS encoding response regulator transcription factor, which translates to MRILIAEDELLERKAMVKFIAANFTDLEVVGEASNGRKAIELARHYKPDIIFMDIKMPGINGLEAIETIIHETASVKFILVSAYDSFAYAKKAMQFGIKEYILKPGKKVDIIQAIRRVQKEIIREREQLAEQSQTNQLVKEHLLTKLMKYPVDDATKRLQQQFFPQLKNGYFLVVQAVNEISYDQVKQIFTFHLPASFIMQQQGDWYNVCVFSSAKVDKAVILQTARMIQMTLGGNSFIGASYSYPVDDLPKAYHEAFSACFELEKEQNRHYGFFMSKRTYLSINQPVAKLLDLIERCNDQEALQFYRDNLGQFTANDRDEIYMKIKSMLTNRGLTAPEQSLSDLTTTKDWEKFITVCCLQMQEYHQSKQYMEKAKQFIKQHYRDTITLEETADQVNLSPNYFSNLFKQEEGATFIEYVTRVRLQKAKELLEENSYSLKEISALVGYNDPNYFSRVFKKHYSKSPKQFQQAIGSKT; encoded by the coding sequence ATGCGCATATTAATTGCTGAGGATGAATTACTCGAACGAAAAGCAATGGTAAAGTTTATCGCAGCGAATTTTACTGATTTGGAAGTTGTTGGAGAGGCGTCTAATGGAAGAAAGGCGATTGAATTAGCACGGCATTATAAACCTGACATCATTTTTATGGATATTAAAATGCCGGGTATTAATGGACTTGAGGCGATAGAAACGATCATCCATGAAACTGCTTCCGTCAAGTTTATTCTTGTTTCAGCATATGACTCGTTTGCTTATGCAAAAAAGGCGATGCAGTTTGGCATCAAGGAATATATTTTAAAACCGGGGAAAAAGGTGGATATCATTCAGGCGATTCGTCGGGTGCAAAAGGAAATTATCCGGGAACGAGAACAACTTGCGGAACAATCGCAAACTAATCAGCTGGTTAAGGAACATCTGTTGACCAAATTGATGAAATATCCAGTTGATGATGCAACCAAACGCCTTCAACAGCAATTTTTCCCACAACTGAAAAATGGATACTTTCTTGTAGTGCAGGCAGTTAATGAAATTTCATATGATCAGGTCAAACAAATCTTTACCTTTCATCTTCCCGCGTCCTTTATTATGCAGCAACAAGGGGATTGGTATAATGTTTGTGTTTTTTCGTCTGCAAAAGTAGATAAAGCGGTAATATTGCAGACGGCCAGAATGATTCAAATGACATTGGGCGGAAATAGCTTCATTGGTGCAAGTTATTCATATCCTGTTGATGATTTACCTAAGGCTTATCATGAAGCTTTTTCAGCCTGCTTTGAACTGGAAAAGGAGCAAAACCGCCACTACGGATTTTTTATGAGCAAACGAACCTATTTATCGATTAACCAACCAGTTGCTAAACTACTGGATTTGATCGAACGTTGTAATGACCAGGAAGCATTGCAGTTTTACAGGGATAACCTGGGTCAATTTACCGCCAACGACCGGGATGAAATATACATGAAGATAAAATCAATGTTGACCAACCGTGGGCTAACCGCGCCGGAACAAAGCTTATCCGATTTAACCACAACCAAGGACTGGGAAAAATTTATTACGGTTTGTTGTTTGCAAATGCAGGAATATCACCAATCAAAACAATATATGGAGAAAGCAAAGCAATTTATCAAGCAGCATTATCGGGACACTATAACCCTGGAAGAAACAGCGGATCAAGTGAATTTAAGTCCCAATTATTTTTCTAATCTATTTAAGCAGGAAGAAGGTGCTACATTCATTGAATACGTTACCCGGGTACGTTTACAGAAGGCAAAAGAATTACTGGAGGAAAATAGCTATTCATTGAAAGAAATTAGTGCATTGGTTGGATACAATGATCCCAATTATTTTAGCCGAGTGTTTAAGAAACATTATTCCAAATCACCGAAACAGTTCCAACAGGCTATTGGATCAAAGACATAA
- a CDS encoding ABC transporter substrate-binding protein: protein MVKKMYGFILFSVFALVLAACGSDADSSGKSKDESASDSGDSANDEVEIFSWWTGAGEEDGLLALIDLFEEKHPDIKIKNAAVAGGAGTNAKAVLATRMQGDDPPSTFQVHGGAELNEGWVAADKMEPLDDFYKENDLMDKFPDDLIDLVSKDGKIYSVPVDIHRGNVLFYNMKVFEENDIDVPKTFDEFIAAADKLQDAGITPLALGDKEGWPATQVLENILLGVLGPDDYNKLFAGEIEFDDKRVKKAIDQFDKMLDYVNDDHASRNWQDSAQLVANGEAAMINMGDWAKGYFNNDLDMETNKDFGYFAFPETDGNFVVITDTFGLPQGVDNPDNVKEFLKVLSSVEGQDAFNPLKGSIPARVDADKSKYDEYGNDAMDDFNDSRLVPSLAHGSAASEGFLTKVNQAVNIFVTQRDADNLIQALKSAAAEL, encoded by the coding sequence ATGGTGAAAAAGATGTATGGATTTATTTTATTTTCCGTGTTCGCACTTGTACTCGCGGCATGTGGTTCAGATGCGGATTCGTCAGGCAAGTCCAAAGATGAATCTGCATCTGATTCAGGTGACAGTGCCAATGATGAGGTAGAAATCTTTAGCTGGTGGACCGGTGCAGGAGAGGAGGATGGCCTGCTTGCGCTTATTGATCTTTTTGAGGAAAAACATCCGGATATTAAAATTAAGAATGCTGCTGTTGCAGGTGGGGCGGGTACAAATGCAAAGGCAGTATTGGCAACGCGCATGCAGGGGGACGATCCACCGTCAACTTTTCAGGTCCATGGTGGTGCTGAATTGAATGAAGGCTGGGTGGCGGCTGACAAAATGGAACCATTGGATGACTTTTATAAAGAGAACGATTTAATGGATAAATTCCCGGATGACCTGATTGATCTTGTCAGTAAAGACGGAAAGATTTACTCCGTGCCGGTTGATATTCACCGGGGAAATGTCTTGTTCTATAACATGAAAGTATTTGAAGAAAATGATATTGACGTACCAAAAACATTCGATGAATTTATCGCCGCTGCGGACAAATTGCAGGATGCCGGGATAACGCCACTTGCATTAGGGGATAAAGAAGGCTGGCCAGCAACCCAAGTATTGGAAAATATTTTGTTGGGTGTACTTGGTCCTGACGATTATAACAAGTTATTCGCAGGTGAAATCGAATTTGATGATAAGCGTGTCAAGAAAGCCATTGACCAATTCGATAAAATGCTTGATTACGTAAATGATGACCACGCTTCCCGTAACTGGCAGGATTCCGCTCAATTAGTAGCAAATGGGGAAGCAGCCATGATTAATATGGGTGACTGGGCAAAAGGGTATTTTAACAACGATCTGGATATGGAAACCAATAAAGACTTCGGATACTTTGCTTTTCCTGAAACAGATGGAAACTTTGTTGTAATCACGGATACATTCGGATTGCCACAAGGCGTTGACAATCCAGATAATGTCAAGGAATTTCTAAAGGTTCTTAGTTCTGTGGAAGGTCAAGACGCATTTAATCCGTTAAAAGGTTCCATTCCTGCACGGGTTGATGCAGATAAATCAAAGTATGATGAATACGGCAACGACGCCATGGATGATTTCAATGATTCACGATTGGTTCCAAGTCTTGCCCACGGATCAGCGGCTTCGGAAGGATTTTTAACCAAAGTCAATCAGGCAGTTAATATTTTTGTAACACAACGAGATGCGGATAATCTTATTCAGGCGTTGAAAAGCGCGGCAGCAGAGCTATAA
- a CDS encoding carbohydrate ABC transporter permease has product MEREIQIKRKKRLTKDQWTAIAFLIPSFILILIFVYGFIGWTGYVSLSNWNTLVPDLSFAGLKNYIYLFHDFRFQADLRNTLFFTVLFIALVIVLGMGIAILIDQKLKGESIFRNIFLFPMALSFIVTGVVWQWLLNPSTGFNHFLNMVGIEPKWYTDTNVLAGFQWGSIEFGLPVAIIAVVIAAVWQMTGFSLAMYLAGLRGISDELREAARIDGASEFQVYRKVVLPMLMPITVSVIIIMAHISLKIFDLIYAMTGSGANFVTDVPGVYMFETTFRGNYYANGAAIAIIMLLLVAIFIVPYLWNSRKGDQ; this is encoded by the coding sequence ATGGAGAGAGAAATACAAATCAAGCGTAAGAAGCGGTTGACAAAGGATCAGTGGACAGCAATAGCTTTTTTAATTCCATCCTTTATATTGATTCTCATTTTTGTTTACGGATTTATCGGCTGGACCGGATATGTTTCATTAAGTAACTGGAATACGTTAGTTCCGGATTTATCATTTGCCGGATTGAAAAACTATATCTATTTATTTCATGATTTTCGCTTTCAGGCAGATCTGAGAAATACATTATTTTTTACCGTGCTATTTATTGCTCTGGTGATTGTGTTGGGAATGGGAATTGCTATTCTGATCGATCAAAAGCTTAAAGGGGAATCTATTTTCCGAAATATATTTTTATTCCCGATGGCTCTATCATTCATTGTGACCGGGGTCGTTTGGCAATGGCTGCTTAATCCGTCAACAGGGTTTAACCATTTCTTGAACATGGTTGGTATTGAACCGAAATGGTATACGGACACCAATGTGTTAGCCGGGTTTCAGTGGGGAAGCATTGAGTTCGGCTTGCCCGTTGCAATTATTGCGGTTGTTATTGCAGCGGTATGGCAAATGACCGGTTTTTCGTTGGCTATGTATTTGGCGGGACTCCGGGGCATTTCGGATGAACTTCGGGAAGCAGCACGCATAGACGGAGCGAGTGAATTTCAGGTATATCGAAAAGTTGTATTGCCTATGCTTATGCCAATTACAGTGAGTGTCATTATTATTATGGCCCATATCTCCTTAAAAATATTTGATCTGATCTACGCGATGACCGGATCTGGAGCCAATTTTGTAACGGATGTTCCTGGTGTCTATATGTTTGAGACAACGTTTAGAGGAAATTATTATGCAAATGGAGCAGCAATTGCTATTATCATGTTGCTGTTGGTCGCGATATTTATTGTTCCATATTTATGGAATAGTCGAAAGGGGGATCAATAG
- a CDS encoding carbohydrate ABC transporter permease — MPIYVIIVTSLKPLDEVSLEQMWALPTTIDFSSYAQAFTNLAPNFWNSVYLVIPATLLSALLGAMNGYVLSKWKFKGSNTIFTIILFGMFIPYQSILIPLIQFLRSIDLYNTISGLVLVHVVYGLPITTLMFRNFYASIPDTMIEAAKIDGASFLGIFRHIMIPLSITGFVVVAIWQFTNIWNEFLFAVTITTSDKQPIMVALQNLSGSQIVQWNVQMAGALLAALPTLLVYIFLGKYFVRGLLAGSVKG; from the coding sequence ATGCCAATCTACGTCATCATTGTCACGAGTTTAAAGCCATTGGATGAAGTATCACTTGAGCAAATGTGGGCATTACCAACAACGATTGATTTCAGCTCGTATGCCCAAGCTTTTACAAACCTGGCACCCAACTTTTGGAACAGTGTTTATCTGGTAATCCCTGCGACTTTATTGTCAGCTTTACTTGGTGCTATGAATGGATATGTGTTATCTAAGTGGAAATTTAAAGGGTCGAATACGATATTTACGATTATTCTTTTCGGCATGTTTATACCATACCAAAGTATTTTGATTCCATTAATCCAATTTTTACGGTCAATCGATTTATATAATACAATTTCGGGATTGGTACTGGTTCATGTTGTCTATGGTCTGCCAATAACTACGTTGATGTTTCGCAATTTTTATGCCAGTATCCCGGACACGATGATCGAAGCTGCAAAAATCGATGGTGCTAGTTTTTTGGGGATTTTCCGGCATATTATGATTCCCCTGTCGATCACGGGGTTTGTTGTTGTAGCAATTTGGCAGTTTACAAATATTTGGAATGAATTTTTGTTTGCTGTAACCATTACAACGTCAGATAAACAACCAATTATGGTCGCTCTGCAAAACTTATCCGGCAGTCAGATTGTTCAATGGAATGTGCAAATGGCTGGGGCATTACTAGCTGCATTGCCAACATTGCTTGTCTATATCTTTTTAGGTAAGTATTTTGTCAGGGGCTTGTTGGCAGGATCGGTGAAAGGATAG
- a CDS encoding SDR family oxidoreductase — MNLGLEGKSVVVLASSKGLGKATAHLFAEEGAHVFIASRNESELEKTKNEIQKETGNAHVHYQVCDITNPDSIKQLIAKAAAKHGTIDILVNNAGGPPAGLFDDFDDDAWQNAFELNLLSFVRAIREALPYMKKQQSGHIVNITSSSIKQTLDNLILSNTFRAGIVGLAKSLSQELAADNILINTIGPGRIATDRVTSLDQITAKKQNMDPDEQRKKSEQSIPMQRYGEPDEFAKMVVFLCSQANTYVTGQTLVVDGGLVKAL, encoded by the coding sequence ATGAATTTAGGTCTTGAAGGCAAGTCGGTTGTTGTATTGGCATCTAGTAAAGGTTTGGGCAAAGCAACTGCACACCTATTTGCGGAGGAAGGGGCACATGTTTTCATCGCCAGCCGGAATGAAAGTGAACTGGAGAAAACAAAAAATGAGATCCAAAAAGAAACAGGGAATGCGCATGTTCACTATCAAGTTTGTGACATTACCAACCCTGATTCCATCAAACAATTAATCGCGAAAGCAGCTGCGAAACATGGAACGATTGATATCCTTGTCAATAATGCGGGCGGTCCTCCTGCTGGTTTATTTGATGATTTTGATGACGACGCCTGGCAAAACGCATTTGAATTAAACCTGTTAAGTTTTGTCCGGGCAATCCGTGAAGCACTGCCATATATGAAAAAGCAACAAAGCGGGCACATTGTTAATATCACGTCCTCATCCATTAAACAGACATTGGACAATCTGATTTTGTCCAATACGTTTCGGGCGGGGATTGTTGGTCTTGCCAAAAGCTTGTCACAGGAACTTGCAGCGGACAATATTTTAATCAATACGATTGGGCCAGGCAGGATTGCGACTGACCGGGTGACTAGTCTCGATCAAATCACTGCGAAAAAGCAAAACATGGACCCGGATGAGCAAAGAAAAAAATCAGAACAATCGATTCCCATGCAACGTTACGGTGAACCGGATGAGTTTGCCAAGATGGTTGTCTTCCTATGTTCCCAGGCAAATACGTATGTAACCGGGCAAACACTTGTCGTTGATGGTGGACTGGTCAAGGCATTGTAG
- the queF gene encoding preQ(1) synthase — protein MAGRDDNDLTDLTLLGSQGTTYAFDYTPEVLETFDNKHPNRDYFVKFNCPEFTTLCPKTGQPDFGTVYISYIPDQKMVESKSLKLYLFSFRNHGDFHEDSMNIIMNDLIDLMDPRYIEVWGKFTPRGGISIDPYCNYGKPGTKFAQMADHRLMNHDLNPEKIDNR, from the coding sequence GTGGCAGGGCGCGATGATAATGACTTGACTGATCTTACTTTGTTAGGCAGTCAAGGAACAACATATGCCTTTGATTACACACCGGAAGTATTGGAGACATTTGATAACAAGCATCCGAATAGGGATTATTTTGTGAAATTTAACTGCCCTGAGTTTACAACGCTTTGTCCGAAAACTGGACAGCCGGATTTTGGAACCGTTTATATCAGCTATATTCCAGATCAAAAGATGGTAGAAAGCAAATCACTAAAGCTGTATCTATTCAGTTTTCGTAATCATGGGGATTTTCATGAAGACAGTATGAATATCATTATGAATGACCTGATTGATCTAATGGATCCGCGTTACATTGAGGTGTGGGGAAAGTTTACACCTAGAGGCGGTATTTCAATTGATCCATATTGTAACTATGGCAAACCAGGTACCAAATTTGCGCAAATGGCTGACCATCGGTTGATGAATCATGATTTGAATCCAGAGAAAATAGACAATCGTTAA